One window of the Pseudomonas lurida genome contains the following:
- a CDS encoding TIGR00645 family protein, producing MERFIENAMYASRWLLAPIYFGLSLGLLALALKFFQEVIHLLPSVFSMAESELILVLLSLIDMALVGGLLVMVMISGYENFVSQLDIDDNKEKLNWLGTMDSSSLKMKVAASIVAISSIHLLRIFMDAKNVDPQHLMWYVIIHMTFVVSAFAMGYLDKVTKH from the coding sequence ATGGAACGCTTTATCGAAAATGCTATGTACGCCTCGCGCTGGCTGCTGGCGCCGATCTATTTCGGCTTGTCCCTGGGGTTGCTGGCGCTGGCGCTGAAATTCTTCCAGGAAGTGATTCACCTGCTGCCGAGTGTGTTCTCGATGGCCGAGTCCGAGCTGATCCTGGTGCTGCTGTCGTTGATCGACATGGCCCTGGTCGGTGGCTTGCTGGTGATGGTGATGATCTCCGGCTACGAGAACTTCGTCTCGCAGCTGGATATCGATGACAACAAAGAGAAGCTCAACTGGCTGGGCACCATGGACTCTTCGTCGTTGAAGATGAAAGTGGCGGCCTCCATCGTGGCGATTTCGTCCATCCACTTGCTGCGCATCTTCATGGACGCCAAGAACGTCGATCCGCAGCACTTGATGTGGTACGTGATCATCCACATGACCTTCGTGGTCTCGGCATTTGCCATGGGTTACCTGGACAAGGTCACCAAGCACTGA
- a CDS encoding PA4575 family protein — MPRNLCLTRQCFGLVTRIECSIRPLAGDNGMWTLLFAAGMTGEQPSTIKSQGPFPGPFAAENILESIVDSLTLHGYELAGDPQIWCLHMQAHLRQLNGGHDRLAL, encoded by the coding sequence ATGCCGCGCAACCTCTGCCTTACCCGCCAGTGCTTTGGCCTGGTCACCCGTATCGAATGTTCCATTCGCCCTCTAGCGGGGGATAACGGGATGTGGACCTTGTTGTTTGCCGCCGGAATGACCGGCGAACAGCCATCCACCATCAAGTCCCAAGGCCCGTTTCCAGGGCCATTCGCCGCGGAAAATATTCTGGAATCCATCGTGGACAGCCTGACCCTGCACGGCTATGAGCTGGCGGGCGACCCACAGATCTGGTGCCTGCACATGCAGGCCCATCTGCGCCAGCTCAACGGCGGGCATGACCGGTTGGCCCTGTAG